Proteins encoded within one genomic window of Lampris incognitus isolate fLamInc1 chromosome 1, fLamInc1.hap2, whole genome shotgun sequence:
- the ptger4a gene encoding prostaglandin E receptor 4 (subtype EP4) a, producing the protein MSSQSMTGRTMVPTIPSVMFIFGVVGNVIAIVVLCKSRKEQKETTFYTLVCGLAVTDLLGTLLASPVTIATYVKGSWPGGDLLCQYFGFTMLFFSLAGLSIICAMSIERYIAINHAYFYNDYVDQRLAGLTLVAIYISNALFCALPGMGFGQVKKQYPQTWCFIEWRSNVSSDAAFSYMYAGFSSILILLTVICNVLVCGALIRMHRLFVRRLSLGTDVGRSVDPRRRGRSFGHLAGAEIQMVILLIGTSAVVLICSIPLVAQVFLNQLYKTPVELRLDKNPDLRAIRFASFNPILDPWIYILLRKAVLLKLIEKIKYLFCKMGARRQQGQGNFHCINAHQLSSIISAHNSHSLVPHDLRDVTSNSQTFLYLPEGREVCTRSCRHTETQTQSGPRPSLDRHSQASYSLQQGSTEVQSGENGTNGVEDLSAGVVFQSCPKNPALQVSLNSGAVEEKCI; encoded by the exons ATGAGCAGTCAGTCCATGACAGGCAGGACCATGGTGCCGACCATACCGTCCGTGATGTTCATTTTCGGTGTGGTGGGGAACGTCATCGCCATAGTGGTCCTGTGTAAGTCCCGGAAAGAGCAGAAGGAGACCACGTTTTACACTCTGGTGTGTGGACTGGCGGTCACGGATCTCTTGGGGACGCTCCTCGCCAGTCCAGTCACCATCGCCACTTACGTGAAGGGGTCTTGGCCCGGGGGGGACCTGCTGTGTCAGTACTTTGGATTCACCATGCTCTTCTTCTCTTTGGCTGGACTCAGCATCATATGCGCGATGTCGATAGAGCGATACATCGCCATCAATCACGCGTACTTCTACAACGACTACGTGGACCAGAGACTGGCGGGGTTGACGCTCGTCGCGATCTACATCTCCAACGCGCTTTTCTGCGCCCTGCCCGGCATGGGTTTCGGACAAGTGAAGAAACAATACCCGCAGACGTGGTGTTTTATTGAATGGAGGAGCAACGTGAGCAGCGACGCCGCCTTCTCCTACATGTATGCCGGCTTCAGCtccattctcatcctcctcaccGTCATCTGCAACGTGCTGGTGTGCGGGGCTCTCATCCGGATGCACCGCCTCTTCGTTCGCAGGCTGTCTCTGGGAACCGACGTGGGGAGGAGTGTAGACCCGAGGAGGAGAGGACGTAGTTTCGGACATCTGGCCGGTGCAGAAATCCAGATGGTCATACTGCTCATTGGCACATCGGCAGTGGTCCTCATCTGCTCCATTCCGCTTGTC GCACAGGTGTTTTTGAACCAACTGTATAAAACTCCCGTGGAGTTACGGCTGGACAAGAATCCTGATCTAAGGGCCATACGTTTCGCCTCCTTCAACCCTATTCTGGACCCCTGGATCTACATCCTCCTTCGCAAGGCCGTGCTCCTCAAACTCATAGAGAAAATCAAGTACCTCTTTTGCAAAATGGGAGCACGGaggcagcagggacagggaaactTCCACTGCATAAATGCTCACCAACTGTCCTCCATCATCTCGGCACACAACTCCCACTCCCTGGTACCCCATGACCTGCGAGATGTCACCAGCAACTCCCAGACTTTTCTGTACCTCCCCGAGGGACGTGAGGTGTGCACCAGAAGCTGTCGCCATACAGAGACTCAAACACAGTCTGGGCCCAGGCCCTCGTTAGACAGACATTCTCAAGCTTCTTATTCCTTGCAGCAAGGCAGCACTGAGGTTCAAAGTGGAGAAAATGGGACTAATGGTGTTGAAGACCTCTCAGCCGGCGTGGTTTTTCAGTCCTGCCCAAAAAACCCAGCACTTCAGGTATCACTAAACTCTGGGGCAGTGGAGGAAAAATGTATCTGA